GCTTCGAGCCGATCAGCCGTGGTTGTTCCCAAACTGCCAACCAAACACGCAATGAAGAAACAGCCTACTCAATTCACCATCGAATTGCCGGTTGATCTGCCCGAACAGAAAAAGCATCAGGCTACAACAGGCTCCTCGCCCAGCACACGTAGACATTCTTCAGTTGTCTCTATTGATCTTGCTGCTGAAACCACTGCCATCAAGCAGGCTGCTGTCTCGACTACTTCGACCAAAACACGCAGGGTTCTGCCATGGCTTATCCTGGCAGGGCTCGCTGTTGCCGGTGTCGCCGGGTGGTTTGTCTACCAGGCAATGAGCAAATAACACTTTTGCTGATGAACATTGCACCATGGAAGACTGTTGGAATTCCATGGTTTGTTTTATGGATGCCAGAAACGAACTTGTGGTAGCTTTCACGCATTTGTTTGACTATTTTCCGAACATGCTAATCCATGACTCGGTAACGAAGATCAGAGTCTGGACTAAATCCTCATCAGGCTTACATCATCAGAAGAGTCTTGGGAGCAACCATGGCAAAGATGGTTACCGGGAAAGTCCAGGATATTGACAGTTACCTTGCCACCGTGAATCCCTCACAACGGAAGGCATTGCAGTCGCTGCGTAAAACGATTCAAAAGGCAGCACCCGAAGCTGTCGAAGGGATCAGCTACAATCTGCCTGCCTTTCGTTTGCTGGGTAAACCCCTGGTAGCTTTCAGCGCCTTTACCAACCACTGCTCTTTCTTCCCGATGAGTGGAAAGCTCATCGATCAATTTCAAAAGGAACTGAAGGGATTTGAAACCAGCAAAGGAACCATCCGGTTTACCACAGATAAGCCGCTGCCTGCATCACTGATCACCAGGATAGTCAAGGCTCGTGTAGCGGATATTGAAAGCAAACCCAAACCAAAAGCAGGTCGCAAAGTCAGCGATACTTCTGACGAAGTTACAGCATTTCTAAAAAATCTGAAGCATCCACTTCAGAAAGATTACCTGGCTGTACAGAAAATAATACTGAATGCCCATGCTTCCATATCGGCAGGCATCAAATGGAACTCACTGAGCTTCAAAACCCATGAATACTTTGCCACGATCAACCTGCGCAACAAAGATGCAGTTCAACTGGTGATGCACCTTGGTGCGAAAGTAAAAGATAACACCAAACCAATGATAATTGATGATCAACAAGGACTATTACAATGGCTGTCGAGTGACCGTTGCCTATTAACACTGGGCAAAGGGCAAGCACTGAATAAGAACAAAAAGGCACTGCGAAACATTATCCTGCAGTGGATCAAGTATGTTTAACATTTCGGACATCGTTATGGCAAAACGAAAAGCCAGACCTCAGACAAAGTCTTTTACTGCAGATTCTGTGCTTGCCGAGTTGAAGCGTCTTTCCACTAAAGCCACCAAAGACGGCATGACACGTTTTGGAATTCCGTCAGACAATGCCCTGGGAGTAACGGTTGGCGACATTCGTGACTTGGGCAAAAAGATCGGCAAACAGCACGAGTTGGCTTTGGAACTCTGGAAAACCGGCGTTTACGAAGCTCGTATGCTGTGTGCTTTTATCGAAGATCCAACGGCAATTACTTCTGTACAAATGGACGAGTGGTGCAGAGACTTCGACAGTTGGGCCATCTGCGACACTCTCTGTTTCCATCTCTATGATAAAACGCCTCATGCCTGGAAGATGATCCGCACCTGGGCCAAGCGAAAGCCTGAGTTCG
The DNA window shown above is from Planctomycetia bacterium and carries:
- a CDS encoding DNA alkylation repair protein, whose amino-acid sequence is MAKRKARPQTKSFTADSVLAELKRLSTKATKDGMTRFGIPSDNALGVTVGDIRDLGKKIGKQHELALELWKTGVYEARMLCAFIEDPTAITSVQMDEWCRDFDSWAICDTLCFHLYDKTPHAWKMIRTWAKRKPEFEKRSSFALLASVALHDKQADDELFAESLELIANASDDERNFVKKGVSWALRVIGGRNVSLHGAAMALAESLSNSESPSARWIGKDALRDLKRPLVKKKVAKR
- a CDS encoding DUF1801 domain-containing protein → MAKMVTGKVQDIDSYLATVNPSQRKALQSLRKTIQKAAPEAVEGISYNLPAFRLLGKPLVAFSAFTNHCSFFPMSGKLIDQFQKELKGFETSKGTIRFTTDKPLPASLITRIVKARVADIESKPKPKAGRKVSDTSDEVTAFLKNLKHPLQKDYLAVQKIILNAHASISAGIKWNSLSFKTHEYFATINLRNKDAVQLVMHLGAKVKDNTKPMIIDDQQGLLQWLSSDRCLLTLGKGQALNKNKKALRNIILQWIKYV